One Pseudonocardia sediminis DNA window includes the following coding sequences:
- a CDS encoding MFS transporter yields the protein MTETSVSAVHAPPGSRRQSGKVAFASLIGTTVEWYDFYIYGTAAALVFPRLFFPEFSPAAGLLAALSTYAVGFAARPLGGIVFGHFGDRVGRKKMLVISLLAMGLGTLAMGLVPGFAQIGVLAPILIVALRFIQGVAVGGEWGGAVLMAVEHAPPGKAGLYGSWPQVGSPLGLVLSTAAFSAVSVLPDEDFLSWGWRIPFLASAVLIIVGLVVRLRLMESPVFAQMQAAGDTARLPVRDALAKHPGSVLGAAGAFIVINTVFYLVTVLGLSWATSHLGIPRGTFLAAVLVAALLMCGTVPLFGALSDRVGRRPVFAAGAILVAVFAFPLFWLIETMSTPLLFLGVIVIMGIGHPLMYGPQAALYSETFPPALRYSGASLGYQIGGMLGGLVPLVASALLISYDNASWPMATLLAVTAVISLLSLLTIRARYADHTRIDDTPVEVTP from the coding sequence GGCAAGGTCGCCTTCGCCAGCCTGATCGGTACCACCGTCGAGTGGTACGACTTCTACATCTACGGCACCGCCGCGGCGCTGGTGTTCCCGCGGCTGTTCTTCCCCGAGTTCTCACCGGCCGCGGGCCTGCTCGCGGCGCTGTCCACCTACGCGGTGGGCTTCGCAGCCCGCCCGCTCGGTGGCATCGTGTTCGGCCACTTCGGCGACCGCGTCGGCCGCAAGAAGATGCTGGTCATCTCGCTGCTCGCGATGGGCCTCGGCACACTGGCGATGGGTCTCGTTCCCGGCTTCGCGCAGATCGGCGTCCTGGCCCCGATCCTCATCGTGGCGCTCCGGTTCATCCAGGGCGTCGCCGTCGGCGGCGAGTGGGGCGGAGCGGTGCTGATGGCCGTCGAGCATGCACCGCCGGGCAAGGCCGGCCTGTACGGGTCGTGGCCGCAGGTCGGCAGCCCGCTCGGGCTGGTGCTCTCCACCGCGGCCTTCTCCGCGGTGAGCGTGCTGCCCGACGAGGACTTCCTGTCCTGGGGCTGGCGGATACCGTTCCTGGCCAGCGCGGTACTGATCATCGTCGGGCTCGTCGTGCGGCTGCGGCTGATGGAGTCCCCGGTGTTCGCACAGATGCAGGCCGCCGGTGACACCGCCCGGCTGCCGGTCCGCGACGCACTGGCCAAGCACCCGGGCAGCGTGCTCGGCGCCGCCGGCGCGTTCATCGTGATCAACACCGTCTTCTACCTGGTCACCGTGCTCGGCCTGTCCTGGGCCACCTCACACCTGGGCATCCCGCGCGGCACCTTCCTGGCCGCCGTCCTGGTCGCTGCGCTGCTCATGTGCGGCACGGTGCCGCTGTTCGGCGCGCTGTCCGACCGGGTCGGCAGGCGCCCGGTGTTCGCGGCCGGGGCGATCCTGGTGGCGGTGTTCGCGTTCCCGCTGTTCTGGCTGATCGAGACGATGTCGACGCCGCTGCTGTTCCTCGGCGTCATCGTGATCATGGGCATCGGGCACCCGCTGATGTACGGGCCGCAGGCGGCGCTGTACTCGGAGACGTTCCCGCCGGCGCTGCGCTACTCGGGTGCGTCACTCGGTTACCAGATCGGCGGCATGCTCGGCGGACTCGTCCCGCTCGTGGCCAGCGCCCTGCTGATCAGCTACGACAACGCGTCCTGGCCGATGGCCACGCTGCTCGCCGTCACCGCCGTGATCAGCCTGCTGTCGCTGCTCACGATCCGCGCCCGCTACGCCGACCACACCCGCATCGATGACACCCCTGTGGAGGTCACGCCGTGA
- a CDS encoding SDR family NAD(P)-dependent oxidoreductase, with protein MNDATNSFANDFAGLTAVVTGGASGIGAATAALFAARGARVAVLDLDPGGVSGPLLGVRADVTDDDSVTAAVDEVVAAFGGIDILVNNAGVGAAGTVEANDLDEWRRVLDVNLLGLVRTTRAALPALRRAGSAAVVNVCSIVATAGLPDRALYSASKGAVLSLTRAMAADHVGEGIRVNCVCPGTVDTPWIGRLLDAADDPDAEYASLRGRQPTGGLVGMDEVARSIVHLADPQMCSLTGTDLAVDGGMSGLRVPRR; from the coding sequence ATGAACGACGCCACCAACTCCTTCGCGAACGACTTTGCCGGGCTGACCGCCGTCGTCACCGGCGGTGCCTCCGGGATCGGCGCCGCGACGGCGGCCCTGTTCGCCGCGCGCGGCGCCCGGGTCGCCGTCCTCGACCTCGACCCGGGCGGCGTGTCCGGCCCGTTGCTGGGAGTGCGCGCGGACGTCACCGACGACGACTCCGTCACCGCCGCCGTCGACGAGGTCGTGGCGGCGTTCGGCGGGATCGACATCCTGGTCAACAACGCCGGGGTCGGCGCAGCCGGCACGGTGGAGGCCAACGACCTCGACGAGTGGCGGCGGGTACTCGACGTGAACCTGCTCGGGCTGGTGCGCACCACCCGGGCCGCGCTGCCGGCGCTACGCCGCGCGGGCTCGGCGGCCGTGGTGAACGTCTGCTCCATCGTGGCCACCGCCGGGCTGCCCGACCGGGCGCTGTACTCGGCGAGCAAGGGCGCCGTGCTGTCCCTGACCCGGGCCATGGCTGCGGACCACGTCGGTGAGGGGATCCGGGTCAACTGCGTATGCCCCGGCACCGTCGACACCCCGTGGATCGGTCGGCTGCTCGATGCCGCCGACGACCCCGACGCCGAGTACGCGTCGCTACGCGGCCGTCAACCGACCGGTGGGCTGGTCGGGATGGACGAGGTCGCCCGGTCCATCGTGCACCTCGCCGACCCACAGATGTGCTCACTCACCGGCACCGACCTGGCCGTCGACGGTGGGATGTCGGGCCTCCGTGTCCCGCGGCGTTGA
- a CDS encoding SDR family NAD(P)-dependent oxidoreductase, with the protein MTALDLTGRTAAVTGAARGIGQAIATALADAGAQVAVIDKDADGAQLVAGKIGGVPVSADLTEAAAVERAFTEVVEQLGAPDVFVNNAGILRAGDLVSSGIDDWDAQFAVNTRAAFLSVRAAAGHMRARGGPGSIVVVTSNCARTPRMDLGAYCASKAATDMMARCLALELAGEGIRVNTLCPGSCDTELQRVQWRKLGVGPERQIHGDPAKYRTGIPMGRLTTPQDVADLALVLASDATRFVTGQSWHVDGGQTLP; encoded by the coding sequence GTGACCGCACTCGATCTCACCGGCCGCACCGCCGCCGTCACCGGCGCGGCCCGCGGCATCGGCCAGGCCATCGCGACGGCGCTGGCCGACGCCGGAGCCCAGGTCGCCGTGATCGACAAGGACGCCGACGGCGCGCAGCTGGTCGCGGGGAAGATCGGCGGCGTGCCGGTGTCGGCCGACCTCACAGAGGCCGCCGCCGTGGAGCGGGCGTTCACCGAGGTCGTCGAGCAGCTCGGCGCCCCCGACGTGTTCGTCAACAACGCCGGCATCCTGCGGGCCGGTGACCTGGTCAGCTCCGGGATCGACGACTGGGACGCCCAGTTCGCCGTCAACACCCGGGCGGCGTTCTTGTCCGTGCGCGCCGCCGCGGGACACATGCGGGCCCGCGGCGGGCCGGGCTCGATCGTCGTGGTCACCTCGAACTGCGCCCGCACCCCACGGATGGACCTGGGCGCCTACTGCGCGTCCAAGGCGGCCACCGACATGATGGCCCGCTGCCTGGCCCTCGAGCTCGCCGGCGAGGGCATCCGGGTCAACACGCTCTGCCCGGGCTCGTGCGACACCGAGCTGCAACGCGTCCAGTGGCGCAAGCTCGGCGTCGGCCCCGAGCGCCAGATCCACGGTGACCCCGCGAAGTACCGCACCGGCATCCCGATGGGGCGCCTCACCACACCCCAGGACGTGGCTGACCTGGCCCTGGTACTCGCCTCGGACGCCACCCGGTTCGTCACCGGGCAGTCCTGGCACGTCGACGGAGGACAGACCCTGCCATGA